GAGAAAGGGCGGCAGCGGGCTGGGCCTGGCGATCGCCAAACAGATCATCGAGCTCCATGGCGGACGTATCTGGGTGGAGTCGGAGGTCGGAAAAGGCTCGACGTTCTCCTTCATCCTGCCTCGCCACGTCGAGCGTTAGGCGACGCTGTGAGCGAGCGGATCCGGATCGCGCGCGAAGGGGTCCAGGTCCTGAGGCAGCTCGCGAGTTGACCGTCCGCAGAGGAGAGGATGGCCATGGGGAAGCGGCGGATCTTAATCGTTGATGATGACGCGCACTATGCGGACGTGTTGAAGACGGCGCTCGAGGGGATCGGGGCCTACGAGGTGAGGACGGAATCCGAGCCCACGAGAGCCGTCGCCGCTGCCCGAGACTTCAAGCCCGACCTGATTGTCCTGGACATCATGATGCCGGAGGTGGACGGCGGCGAAGTGGCGGCCGAGATCGGGGAGGACGAGGCCCTCCAGCACGTTCCGCTCGTGTTCCTGACCGCGGCGGTCACGCAGGAGGAGGTTGCTGCCCGGGG
The DNA window shown above is from Candidatus Rokuibacteriota bacterium and carries:
- a CDS encoding response regulator, with the protein product MGKRRILIVDDDAHYADVLKTALEGIGAYEVRTESEPTRAVAAARDFKPDLIVLDIMMPEVDGGEVAAEIGEDEALQHVPLVFLTAAVTQEEVAARGGVIGGRVFMAKSAPLRKLVHFLEEQLGKSDAS